A region of the Methylobacterium nodulans ORS 2060 genome:
TCGACAGATCCTCCAGGGTGATCGGCTCCTCGGCGAGCCGGCGCGCCTCGAAGATGCGCCGCTCGCGCGGGTTGAGCACGCTCAGCGCGTCGCGCAACGCCGCGAGGCGGTTCTGCCCCTCCTCCTCGCGGGCGAGTACGGCCTCCTGGCTCGGGCTGTCGTCCACCAGCCAGTCCTGCCACTCGCCCTCGCCCTCCTCGCGTAAGGGGGCGTTGAGCGAGGCGTCGCCGGAGAGGCGCCGGTTCATGTCGATCACGTCCTGCTCGGGCACGCCGAGCCGGGTCGCGATCTGCTTGACCTGCTCGGGGCGCAGGTCGCCCTCGTCGAGGGCCGAGATGCGGCCCTTCGCCTTGCGCAGGTTGAAGAACAGCTTCTTCTGGTTCGCGGTGGTGCCCATCTTCACGAGCGACCACGAGCGCAGGATGTATTCTTGAATCGCCGCCTTGATCCACCACATCGCGTAGGTGGCGAGGCGGAAGCCCTTGTCGGGATCGAAGCGCTTGACGGCCTGCATCAGGCCGACATTGCCTTCGGACACGACCTCGCCGATCGGCAGGCCGTAGCCGCGATAGCCCATGGCGATCTTGGCGACAAGGCGCAGATGGGATGTGACGAGCTTATGGGCTGCCTCGCGGTCTCCGTGCTCGCGCCAGCTCTTGGCGAGCATGTATTCCTCCGTCGGCTCCAGCATCGGAAACCGGCGGATCTCGTCGAGATAGCGGGACAGGCCCCCCTCGTTGGCGAGCACGGGCAGTGCAGCAGCCATTCAAACCTCCTGGAAGCTCCCCGATCTGGGCGAGCGCGAACGACCTCCGAGCGGCCGGCCGTCCGATCTGCCCTTATAGCAGGACGAGACGCCGACGGGTAGCAACGGACCGAGGGTCCGCCGCGATCAACGCGCAACCCTTCGGTTGGTGCGTGCGTCGCCATTCGGGCAAGGTTCGGTTCGGGGGAACGGAGCGGTCCACACGATCTCGCGAGTGCGGCGCTCAGACGCGGGGTCCCTGCCCGCCCGGAGAGGGCCCGAGCGCCGCGACGAGGCGGGCGAGATCCGCGGGCAGCGGGCTCTCGAAGCGCAGGAACGCGTTGGTGCGCGGGTGGACGAAGCCCAGCACCGCCGCATGCAGCGCCTGGCGTCCGAGGGCGTCGAGCGCTGCGCGGGCCTCCGGTTCGAGGCGTGCGGCCTTGGTGCGGAAGGCGGCGCCGTAGGTGGCGTCGCCGAGGAGCGGATGCCCGCGATGGGCGAGGTGGACGCGGATCTGGTGCGTGCGCCCCGTCTCCAGGCGGCAGCGGACGAGCCCCACCGGCTCGCGGACGCCGAGAACCGCCTCGGTGCGGTAGTGCGTGATCGCATGGCGGCCCTTCTCGGGGCGCACCACGGCGATCTTCTCCCGGTTGCTGTCCGACCGCGCAAGGGCCGCGTCGATCCTCCCCGCCCGCGGCTCCGGCACGCCCCAGACGAGGGCGAGATAGGCCCGTTCCAACTGGCCGCTGCGGCCGTGATCGGCGAATTGCAGGCTTAAGGCCGCATGGGCCATGTCGTTCTTGGCGACGACGAGGAGCCCGCTCGTATCCTTGTCGAGGCGGTGCACGATGCCGGGGCGGCGCACGCCGCCGATCCCCGACAGGCTCGCCCCGCAATGGGCGATGAGCGCGTTGACGAGCGTGCCGCTGTCATGCCCGGGGGCCGGGTGCACGACGAGGCCGGGCGGCTTGTCGATGACGATGAGGTCGTCGTCCTCGTAAGGAATGATGAGGGCGCGCTCCTCCGCCTCCGGCGTGGCGGGGCGTGCGGGGGGCACCGTGACCGCGACGGTCTGGCCGCCCGCGACCCGGACCGCCGCGTCGCGGATCTCGGCCCCGTCGAGCCGCACCCCGCCCTCGCGGATCAGCCCCTGCAGACGGCTGCGCGAGAGATCGGGCCAGGTCCGCGCGAGCGCGCGGTCGAGACGCTCAGGCGCCTCCCCGGCCGGAATCTCTGCAACCCTGACCTCGCTCTCCACATCCTGCTCCTGATGAAAAGCTCGCATCACGCACGATTCAGGCTTGTGCCCCCGGATCGCCGTCGCTATACCCCCGCTCACCGCTCGGGCAAGCTCCCATCGTCTAGCGGTCTAGGACGTCGCCCTCTCACGGCGAAAACAGGGGTTCGAGTCCCCTTGGGAGCGCCAACCTTCTCAATAGGTTAGCCAACGCCCGGGATGCCTCCCGCACATTCGTTGTCGAATTCGTTGCAGGCCCGCGCGATGAGTCCGCCTAACTCGTCGGCCAAACCCCCGGGTCCGCAAACCTGGAACCAGTTCCGCCGCACCGTGCGCGAATGGGCGGTTGCGGCCGGAGAGGATCCGGAGAAGGCTCTTCGAGAATTGGACAGAGGCGGCGCCTTCGTCCGGGCGGTCTGCGCCAAGCTCGGTGTTGAGCGACCGGTCAGCAAAAGCGGGCGGCGTGTCGATCCCTCGCAGGACAGGCTGGTCATCGCCTACGTTGAAGGGCTGAAGCGCGACGGCCTCAGAGGCAGGGCACTGTGGGAGCAAGCGCACCTCGACCTCGCCACTACCAAAACCCAAAGCTTGTTTGGCGAGAACCGCGGCAACACGCCCGCGGCCATCGAGCGCTACTACCA
Encoded here:
- the rpoH gene encoding RNA polymerase sigma factor RpoH — encoded protein: MAAALPVLANEGGLSRYLDEIRRFPMLEPTEEYMLAKSWREHGDREAAHKLVTSHLRLVAKIAMGYRGYGLPIGEVVSEGNVGLMQAVKRFDPDKGFRLATYAMWWIKAAIQEYILRSWSLVKMGTTANQKKLFFNLRKAKGRISALDEGDLRPEQVKQIATRLGVPEQDVIDMNRRLSGDASLNAPLREEGEGEWQDWLVDDSPSQEAVLAREEEGQNRLAALRDALSVLNPRERRIFEARRLAEEPITLEDLSTEFGVSRERVRQIEVRAFEKVQDAVKRNLASRETARAGVPA
- a CDS encoding RluA family pseudouridine synthase; amino-acid sequence: MESEVRVAEIPAGEAPERLDRALARTWPDLSRSRLQGLIREGGVRLDGAEIRDAAVRVAGGQTVAVTVPPARPATPEAEERALIIPYEDDDLIVIDKPPGLVVHPAPGHDSGTLVNALIAHCGASLSGIGGVRRPGIVHRLDKDTSGLLVVAKNDMAHAALSLQFADHGRSGQLERAYLALVWGVPEPRAGRIDAALARSDSNREKIAVVRPEKGRHAITHYRTEAVLGVREPVGLVRCRLETGRTHQIRVHLAHRGHPLLGDATYGAAFRTKAARLEPEARAALDALGRQALHAAVLGFVHPRTNAFLRFESPLPADLARLVAALGPSPGGQGPRV